In the genome of candidate division TA06 bacterium B3_TA06, one region contains:
- a CDS encoding transcriptional regulator, with translation MLRKLGIEIRSRRKALRLSQEKLADEVGTTLKHVSEIERGLSAPSVIILARIATALKVTPNDLLGFGASAENMHDPRILSEKLFELLKGHPKLQMEFIRRLADEAARHAK, from the coding sequence ATGCTTAGGAAGTTGGGAATAGAGATACGGAGTAGACGAAAGGCGCTACGCTTGTCTCAGGAGAAGTTGGCCGACGAGGTCGGTACCACGCTCAAGCACGTAAGCGAGATAGAGCGCGGTCTTTCCGCTCCCAGCGTAATCATACTGGCGCGGATTGCAACGGCACTGAAGGTTACGCCGAACGATCTTTTAGGCTTTGGCGCATCGGCTGAAAACATGCACGACCCCAGGATTCTTTCAGAAAAGTTGTTTGAGCTGCTCAAGGGACACCCCAAGCTTCAGATGGAGTTCATCAGACGCCTCGCCGACGAGGCCGCCCGCCACGCAAAGTAG